One segment of Triticum aestivum cultivar Chinese Spring chromosome 2A, IWGSC CS RefSeq v2.1, whole genome shotgun sequence DNA contains the following:
- the LOC123188982 gene encoding uncharacterized protein isoform X3, translating to MGNIVNTVRRLVNVISEGLSSTVSPKENCSTDAVVAKGLERGPARDTHKSKELRPHSVPSENNLFHCDAYEKLINDRAVSGPLDARGCESTPKALLRRQAERQITNEKASIQAMVPTGTSASPDVKDPKTVLSPLTRSRSKAMAVSTPEHLKLRNARSGQLVVPRLDSGSQKIIYDVAEVPITPLVEQSSAGKALPSTPSQMIKTPIPYGRSPLPRNKDKVLSVATPETPKLRSSRSGRLIVPRLDPGTQNIIYDAVSNRITMSIDVCFGFMHLGTIRNHLLRGGLGVHPPTMAGCCYSDRRCP from the exons ATGGGAAATATTGTCAACACTGTTAGAAGATTAGTGAATGTGATTTCTGAGGGCTTATCTAGTACAGTATCACCTAAAGAGAACTGTTCTACAGACGCTGTGGTTGCTAAGGGTTTGGAACGTGGTCCAGCCAGGGATACACATAAGAGCAAAGAGTTGAGACCACACAGTgttccttctgaaaataatttgtTTCACTGCGACGCTTACGAGAAATTGATCAACG ATAGAGCAGTGTCTGGTCCTTTGGATGCGAGAGGTTGTGAAAGTACCCCTAAAGCTTTGTTAAGGAGACAAGCTGAGCGGCAAATAACTAACGAGAAAGCATCAATTCAGGCGATGGTTCCAACTGGAACTTCAGCCTCTCCAGATGTGAAAGATCCTAAAACG GTGCTATCTCCGCTTACCCGCAGTCGCAGTAAGGCTATGGCTGTTTCCACACCTGAACATCTCAAACTGAGAAACGCCAGATCAG GTCAACTAGTAGTTCCACGGTTGGATTCAGGAAGCCAAAAAATTATCTATGACGTG GCAGAAGTACCTATCACCCCATTGGTGGAGCAAAGTTCTGCAGGTAAAGCGTTGCCGAGTACACCATCACAAATGATCAAAACTCCAATTCCATAT GGACGATCTCCACTTCCTCGTAATAAGGATAAGGTGTTATCTGTTGCCACACCCGAAACTCCCAAACTGAGAAGCTCTAGATCAG GTCGACTGATAGTTCCACGTTTGGATCCAGGAACACAAAATATTATCTATGACGCGGTTAGTAACCGCATAACCATGTCCATAGATGTTTGTTTTGGTTTTATGCATCTG GGTACAATTCGGAACCACCTGCTAAGAGGAGGTCTCGGTGTTCATCCTCCGACCATGGCAGGTTGCTGCTATTCTGATAGGAGATGTCCTTGA
- the LOC123188982 gene encoding uncharacterized protein isoform X1 — protein MGNIVNTVRRLVNVISEGLSSTVSPKENCSTDAVVAKGLERGPARDTHKSKELRPHSVPSENNLFHCDAYEKLINGELNLGCRSSPEASEDYKMIPNADRAVSGPLDARGCESTPKALLRRQAERQITNEKASIQAMVPTGTSASPDVKDPKTVLSPLTRSRSKAMAVSTPEHLKLRNARSGQLVVPRLDSGSQKIIYDVAEVPITPLVEQSSAGKALPSTPSQMIKTPIPYGRSPLPRNKDKVLSVATPETPKLRSSRSGRLIVPRLDPGTQNIIYDAVSNRITMSIDVCFGFMHLGTIRNHLLRGGLGVHPPTMAGCCYSDRRCP, from the exons ATGGGAAATATTGTCAACACTGTTAGAAGATTAGTGAATGTGATTTCTGAGGGCTTATCTAGTACAGTATCACCTAAAGAGAACTGTTCTACAGACGCTGTGGTTGCTAAGGGTTTGGAACGTGGTCCAGCCAGGGATACACATAAGAGCAAAGAGTTGAGACCACACAGTgttccttctgaaaataatttgtTTCACTGCGACGCTTACGAGAAATTGATCAACGGTGAGCTTAATTTAGGTTGTAGAAGCAGTCCTGAGGCTTCAGAGGACTATAAAATGATACCAAATGCAGATAGAGCAGTGTCTGGTCCTTTGGATGCGAGAGGTTGTGAAAGTACCCCTAAAGCTTTGTTAAGGAGACAAGCTGAGCGGCAAATAACTAACGAGAAAGCATCAATTCAGGCGATGGTTCCAACTGGAACTTCAGCCTCTCCAGATGTGAAAGATCCTAAAACG GTGCTATCTCCGCTTACCCGCAGTCGCAGTAAGGCTATGGCTGTTTCCACACCTGAACATCTCAAACTGAGAAACGCCAGATCAG GTCAACTAGTAGTTCCACGGTTGGATTCAGGAAGCCAAAAAATTATCTATGACGTG GCAGAAGTACCTATCACCCCATTGGTGGAGCAAAGTTCTGCAGGTAAAGCGTTGCCGAGTACACCATCACAAATGATCAAAACTCCAATTCCATAT GGACGATCTCCACTTCCTCGTAATAAGGATAAGGTGTTATCTGTTGCCACACCCGAAACTCCCAAACTGAGAAGCTCTAGATCAG GTCGACTGATAGTTCCACGTTTGGATCCAGGAACACAAAATATTATCTATGACGCGGTTAGTAACCGCATAACCATGTCCATAGATGTTTGTTTTGGTTTTATGCATCTG GGTACAATTCGGAACCACCTGCTAAGAGGAGGTCTCGGTGTTCATCCTCCGACCATGGCAGGTTGCTGCTATTCTGATAGGAGATGTCCTTGA
- the LOC123188982 gene encoding uncharacterized protein isoform X2, whose protein sequence is MGNIVNTVRRLVNVISEGLSSTVSPKENCSTDAVVAKGLERGPARDTHKSKELRPHSVPSENNLFHCDAYEKLINGELNLGCRSSPEASEDYKMIPNADRAVSGPLDARGCESTPKALLRRQAERQITNEKASIQAMVPTGTSASPDVKDPKTVLSPLTRSRSKAMAVSTPEHLKLRNARSGQLVVPRLDSGSQKIIYDVAEVPITPLVEQSSAGKALPSTPSQMIKTPIPYGRSPLPRNKDKVLSVATPETPKLRSSRSGRLIVPRLDPGTQNIIYDAGTIRNHLLRGGLGVHPPTMAGCCYSDRRCP, encoded by the exons ATGGGAAATATTGTCAACACTGTTAGAAGATTAGTGAATGTGATTTCTGAGGGCTTATCTAGTACAGTATCACCTAAAGAGAACTGTTCTACAGACGCTGTGGTTGCTAAGGGTTTGGAACGTGGTCCAGCCAGGGATACACATAAGAGCAAAGAGTTGAGACCACACAGTgttccttctgaaaataatttgtTTCACTGCGACGCTTACGAGAAATTGATCAACGGTGAGCTTAATTTAGGTTGTAGAAGCAGTCCTGAGGCTTCAGAGGACTATAAAATGATACCAAATGCAGATAGAGCAGTGTCTGGTCCTTTGGATGCGAGAGGTTGTGAAAGTACCCCTAAAGCTTTGTTAAGGAGACAAGCTGAGCGGCAAATAACTAACGAGAAAGCATCAATTCAGGCGATGGTTCCAACTGGAACTTCAGCCTCTCCAGATGTGAAAGATCCTAAAACG GTGCTATCTCCGCTTACCCGCAGTCGCAGTAAGGCTATGGCTGTTTCCACACCTGAACATCTCAAACTGAGAAACGCCAGATCAG GTCAACTAGTAGTTCCACGGTTGGATTCAGGAAGCCAAAAAATTATCTATGACGTG GCAGAAGTACCTATCACCCCATTGGTGGAGCAAAGTTCTGCAGGTAAAGCGTTGCCGAGTACACCATCACAAATGATCAAAACTCCAATTCCATAT GGACGATCTCCACTTCCTCGTAATAAGGATAAGGTGTTATCTGTTGCCACACCCGAAACTCCCAAACTGAGAAGCTCTAGATCAG GTCGACTGATAGTTCCACGTTTGGATCCAGGAACACAAAATATTATCTATGACGCG GGTACAATTCGGAACCACCTGCTAAGAGGAGGTCTCGGTGTTCATCCTCCGACCATGGCAGGTTGCTGCTATTCTGATAGGAGATGTCCTTGA
- the LOC123188982 gene encoding uncharacterized protein isoform X4: protein MGNIVNTVRRLVNVISEGLSSTVSPKENCSTDAVVAKGLERGPARDTHKSKELRPHSVPSENNLFHCDAYEKLINGELNLGCRSSPEASEDYKMIPNADRAVSGPLDARGCESTPKALLRRQAERQITNEKASIQAMVPTGTSASPDVKDPKTVLSPLTRSRSKAMAVSTPEHLKLRNARSGQLVVPRLDSGSQKIIYDVAEVPITPLVEQSSAGKALPSTPSQMIKTPIPYGRSPLPRNKDKVLSVATPETPKLRSSRSGKGHSFQVD, encoded by the exons ATGGGAAATATTGTCAACACTGTTAGAAGATTAGTGAATGTGATTTCTGAGGGCTTATCTAGTACAGTATCACCTAAAGAGAACTGTTCTACAGACGCTGTGGTTGCTAAGGGTTTGGAACGTGGTCCAGCCAGGGATACACATAAGAGCAAAGAGTTGAGACCACACAGTgttccttctgaaaataatttgtTTCACTGCGACGCTTACGAGAAATTGATCAACGGTGAGCTTAATTTAGGTTGTAGAAGCAGTCCTGAGGCTTCAGAGGACTATAAAATGATACCAAATGCAGATAGAGCAGTGTCTGGTCCTTTGGATGCGAGAGGTTGTGAAAGTACCCCTAAAGCTTTGTTAAGGAGACAAGCTGAGCGGCAAATAACTAACGAGAAAGCATCAATTCAGGCGATGGTTCCAACTGGAACTTCAGCCTCTCCAGATGTGAAAGATCCTAAAACG GTGCTATCTCCGCTTACCCGCAGTCGCAGTAAGGCTATGGCTGTTTCCACACCTGAACATCTCAAACTGAGAAACGCCAGATCAG GTCAACTAGTAGTTCCACGGTTGGATTCAGGAAGCCAAAAAATTATCTATGACGTG GCAGAAGTACCTATCACCCCATTGGTGGAGCAAAGTTCTGCAGGTAAAGCGTTGCCGAGTACACCATCACAAATGATCAAAACTCCAATTCCATAT GGACGATCTCCACTTCCTCGTAATAAGGATAAGGTGTTATCTGTTGCCACACCCGAAACTCCCAAACTGAGAAGCTCTAGATCAG GAAAGGGACATTCTTTTCAGGTCGACTGA